GTAATGCATACTGACGGAAatctcacgtccgtgaatttctgctggagttggagTGTGAATACGTAAGCGTTACCCGTACATGTActagcgtaaccaaactcggtccggctacttaagtatgcgtacccgtttgcatacttgagttggttactttctaaaatcggttttacatgaacttaaacatttataaattaaggaatgcaatctttggaaatcgtggctataatgttcatgtatttattcgagtgaatcaaatcgtttttgcttccattgtgttcttgtatacttttatgagaatatagcaattgaacggctctttaactagtttcatttgagtcatttgaactagttatggttaagatgaataaggttgatatgagagtaatcatatggctaacttcggttaactattgtcaagccaacatggtgtacacgtttaggtacggttaaataaacctaaatgagggtacgtttcatttgtgtgtaacaagataagttcgatctaacaattgaaaaatattagcttggttcaatcaggtttttcatctaacggtgaatattgaatgcttttacCAAGGtcacttggattgcaaaccctgatttgaaaactatataaaggagaactctagcaattaggaaacctaatccccacacctcatgtgtgttactagttgcatctactagagtcaattctcctttaaccttaggtttatatcgagaccctgtaggttaacgacttcaaagacttcattaggattgcgaagccagacccaactattttctttgtagttgcgtgttctgatcttgcccgattctatcgtattgagtacaattgaaataattgactcgagattaatttctcccataggcaagataaaagaaatcacaaacatcttcgtatcatcgtttgtgattccacaatatcttgtttcactagtcgattaagattattgtgaggcgattgataatactaggatgttcttcaggaatataagtccggtttatcaactggttcctgttcaccttgatttatcataagacggaacaaaaactcttgggtatttctatgggatacagatttattcaatctatagacttttttgtgtgatacagatttgtttatcaagtcttcgactttgggtcgtagcaactcttagttgtgggtgagatcagctaagggaatcaagtgcgtagtatcctgctgggataagagacataaggaacgcaactgtaccttgaatcagtgtgaaatttattagggtttaactacagtccagttcgaagttaattggtagtaggctagagtctgtagcggcttaatacggtgtggtgttcaatttgtactaggtcccggggtttttctgcatttgcggtttcctcgttaacaaaattctggtgtttgtgttatttcttttccgcattaattttgttatataattgacacaggttatgcgttaagatcaatcaattagaatatccaacctttggttgttgatttaaattggttgacacttgaacattggtctttggtaccgttcaagttgtttcacataataatcaggctcgcagatttctttatgtttgatttgctgattacattgtgaaacagagatattaaactctttgatatactttactatagattgagtctgactgtctagttgattctctagaaagtgtattggagtaagtcctctcaaatttccaaacgaattgttgggtgtggttgttagaccccgcagtttcaattggtatcagagcaggcaaacacattaaagacctcataagtttgtgtttgtagcgatctgatatggacagaagtgctatctatataaacgtaccaccagtcttcgatggctcaaattacttgtggtggaaaatttctatgcgtgcttttcaataatgggtttatgtagttaatgactatgatgctcccattgtggcagtagggaatgcgaccgttcctgaggatattggtgcatatgacttTGCTGAGATACtttctgcaaagcaaaactccgacgatttgaatgccatcatacatgccattaccccagatcttcagcaccgtgtgactacgtgcactcggtctaaagatgcttgggatatcttagaaaccgtattcgaagggaataccggtgaaaaggaagctaggcttcaaaacctaaattccgattaggAAAACCTTAGTAtcgcagatgaagattcatttgatgagtttaatcacaaagtgtttgaaattgttaatgtatcctttgcattgggtaaagctattcctgaaaaggacattgtgatcttagttagacttatcaaagtgaaggattcgattattcaagtctaatcgaatgccttaacaagaaatacaagttaactaacctagtacttgtcttattTAAAAGTGacaggtctaagttattatttgaataattaaaacctgatgagaaaaatagagttaattttgatatttattttggtcttatcgaacaagcgattatatttgtacaatcggtttagcaaaagaactaagctGCTTAGTCAATTTATGATTTGCTAAAATATTCCTGAaaatgacattgtgatgaaaattctcagatcgctgccatctagatacgattctaagaagcatgtcatcgttgagggaaataatcttgatgctctctccagaaacacgttggttggaaagctaaagatctttgatcatgagcatacatccaaaattagaaaggatgttgctttcaaagcacagaaaaacaataaaatacttgataaaagtaaaagtgtttgcatctctgaagatgatctttctgagactctttatatatttttccttccctgaaactctttttaaccaaaactgcttgttgagcttattttatgacttcctctcacaaacccatacgcatatggatactccaagcatcatgtcttatgatggaaaagatgttgatacgattgttaagccatcaatcatgaaggaaaaataaaaatctttgattcctccaactttgaaaagaaaatgaaggaatgtgaggaagccaagagttgttccttcaaattctcagaagttttctgatattcttgaatagttgaaggagacaagaaagaagattcagcaaataaaggattttgctatgagaactcttgaaatttagaaggccctggtccgacatcatcatcctagaaggtttgttggaactggatcctttcttcacgaaccatatgttcccatggatgttgacgacaaggagttcggggacgataaagaatttttcagaggtctcaatgtctaggaaatcttcttatgagaattttattcttgtgtttttaggaagaataactagagtttggaatagccattattgtgattacacattgctatgtccaacgtttttcatcttcaatgtttttagatttatttgcttaaagtctaaagtttgtttggaagattatttttgcagtattaatatttatggttttatatattgcaattttttatgggatatgtgtgtttgcgtgcgtgaactatgattgtcccatacatggtcaaaagttaagtctttacgtctatatgcaagtattgataaaagaatgaatgaacttttgacaaacaaaagtgaagcatgttatgtctttatgcaaatattgatggaagaaaggatgaacttttgtttacaaagattaactctattgtatgtcattgtgtaaatagtgatgaaagatagaatgaatctttgtttattccgcagtattgatcctccctgatccatattttttatgtatatattgtgtggcttcgtaagttttcttatgttgagcactttcgatttgaattaatcatgggttctcttgtggttaatttagttgagtattttggatacaaattcatgtttcatgtgatttgtaatgtccaaagaaatccttcttttctggtgaaagtaaggtcgctcttgttgttctttcgagaatgacattttatgggggagagttcttaattaacttgtgcttaattgccaaatatttgtggggagtgcggctgtggaatattatagggggttatcttgtatctttataaactccttgatgaatgcatttagtttcggctatatgattgcatctaaaaaagttgatatgtgctttcgtTTGGTCATGAATtgtctttatggaaatttcattaggatcccaatagttttcgtacctttgccaattttattgacaaaaagtgagagaattaatatgtagttcacactacaaatacatatggttttcggatcattatgtaagagggaatgattttcatgtgagatgaagtattgactaagggggagtggtacatatcaccatagtattgttgtcgaagtggtgatacaattgaactttgatgttgtgtaataatactatgacactgtgtaacaatgattgagagcttttgttttctcattgttacggctacggaacttcaacgacgatgatgctaaacttacaacctttggaatcattggagtacttggaagtgacgaagatttcgagtaatgttgaagaaccaaggagatcatacatgtggaagagaagcttcaaagtttatttattttgtattccatatgtattgatagttttgtcagtaaaattgacaaagggggagattgttagagcactgctcggtcaaactcgcaagcgttgctatctcaagcttgtttgtcaagtttattttccaaaactataagtcttgatttttagtctacttatagctaagtatcggactaggatagaaagtgtagttgagctctagactccacggcgttcatcatgcaaagacgaagaactactcaaggaactggtggatcttcatcgactaaaaggtatgtgaaaacttgaacttatctatcactcaaaagtctatctattttatctcctatcttgagacaaaagtcgtattgttatatagacttagattatacacatttgctatttcgagccgagtttatctcgcttatctatttctcgaaatatgtgttggtaagctttcactttggccaaattcatctttacaagtgacgaaagtcatgttggttatttcattatcttgaaaatttctttgatgaagaATAGTGTGCGAATATCctttatttaacatcctctaagaatgtttcaatgattgatatgagagttcagaatatataaccttgaatggatataaacattgtatgtgaactcatacgtgtataagtccaaaatccttgaaccaaagtatgcgtactttgctgctcaggataaccggaactaaaatctgcgtacccgtatgcgtactgccggaaattcacgtcccgtgaatttctgttggagtttgtgaactgaaaacaaacttaaaccGGGTATTTAAGTATgttaccggtatgcatacttgagtgggttattttctaaaaacgatttattcatgaacttaaacttatataaactaaggaatgcatatttgcaaaccgtggttataatgttcataaattgtttcgagtgaatcaaaatcatttttgtttcgattgtgtcttatatacttttatgagatctaagcaattgaacaactctctaactagttatttgaatcatttgaactagttatggtgaagatgaataaggttgatatgaaagtgctcatatggataaccatttggttaactattgttgaaccaagtaggtgtacacatttaggtacggttacacaaacctaaatggacgtgcatttcatttttgtataacaagctaagttcgatgtaacggttgaaagatattagcttaaatctaataaggttttcatctaacaatgaatattgaatgcttgttaccaaggtaacttagattgcaaaccctgatttggaaactatataaaggagaactctagcaactgggaaatataatccccacaccttatgtgtgatactagttgtataagctagagtcgattctcctttaaccttaggtttctagcgagaccctgtaggttaacgacttaaagacttcattgggattgtgaagccagacccaactattttctatgtagttgcgtgatatgatcttttcgtttctatcgtattgagtacaattgtaaaattggctcgagattaatttctctgataggcaagatagaaaagtagtcacaaacaccttcgtctcatcgtttgtgattacacaatatcttgtttcgttaatcgattaagattattatgaggtgattgatatttctaagatgctcttcgggaatataagtctggtatatcaattggttcatgttaaccttgatttatcaaaagacggaacaaaacttgtaggtatttctgcgggagacggatttatctattttctgcagacttttctgtgtgatacaaatttgtttattaaagtctttgactttgggtcgtagcaactcttagttgtgggtgagatcatctaagggattcaggtgcgtagtatcctactgggatcagagatgtaaagagcgcaactgtaccttggaacagtgtgagattgattggggttcaactacaatccagaccgaagttagtttgtagtaggatagtgtctgtagcggcttaatacagtgtgtgttcaatttggactaggtccctggatttttctgcattttcggtttcctcgttaccaaaacttctggtgtctgtgttatttcttttccgcattatattttgttatataattgaaatatcacaggttgtgcgttaagatcaatcaattagaatatccaaactttggttgttgatttaaattgattgacacttgaacagtggtctttggtaccattcaagttgtttcacataataatcaggctcacggatttctatctgtttgatttgctgattacgttgtgaaacagagatattaaactctttgatatattttactctatattgagtctgactgtctagttgattctctagaaaatatattggagtaagtcctctcagattgccaaacgaattgttgggtgtggttgttagacccccgctttttcagttagtaACCGTTAGTTTGGATGACAATTCTGGTCACCTGAGATAGTTTCCGGTCATTTTTTCAGTTCTCCGATGGATAATTTTGACATAAAACCTTCAATAGAAAATTGATAAAGAAAGAGATAATGAAATACTAAAGAGAATATAGAAAGAGACTGATATGAGTCTTGTGGATGTACTCCAGATTATGATAATCAGTATTACAGACTTGTAGATTGAAAAGTCTTGAAGTTGGCGAGGTTTGCCACCGATACAGGTGGAAActcttgtaaccttcttgtaatcattgagtttCATTTCTCTACGATAATGATGTATTGTTTCTGTAACATTGTGTATGAAAAGTATGTTGTAATTGCATATACGGTGTATGCTATGAATGTAATAGTGTGTGTGTAATATGCGTTGTGTGATTTTCTTGTGAGAACTGTCTGTGTTTTCCCTCGGTTGAATATTATTATTAGGCTAGCATTCCACCAATTCAGTATTATTAGTAGGACGTCATTTCTCCGTTATATATATACTGGGAAATCATTCGTGTGCATATTACGCTTGATTGTCTAACTTTAtaatcttgatggtaatattctgaatcatgatttGAGTGGAGCACTTCATGTAAATGATGTGATTATTATTGATTGAGGTTGTTCtggcgtcgtcttctccaatgagtttggagaGGTTAGAGTAACAGCTGCTTCTTGATGCATGAACTGCTGAATGATTTACTTCCTTATTGTCTTTTCAGTAATTATTCTTTTAGGACTTTAAgagttatatgtttccattgaGCACCTCTTTGGGATGATGTTCTCACTTGtttccacttcagtttcagttttcaAAAGAAATGGTGTACATGAAGACGTTTGTTTTCGTAACTTAAAGCTTTATCGAATTAGAGATGTTGTATATCTTttatatatgtattctttctttatCTGTAAAAAAATACAATAATATATTCGTATCTCCCGAGAGATTTTCATTTATATATAGTATCAGAGATATTGGGTTGTTTTAGTTTACTTTATGTAGTTATGATTCTTAAGATCGATAATCtagatttgatgcttcaattaggttataatcctattagctaagcatgTTTAATATTTGGGGTGTCACAAATTGTTCCTTGGTAAGAtgctaataaaaattaaatagtTAGTTTCGGGTTTAGTGTTGCTTATCAAAAGTGGTATGTTAGAACTTATTTGCTTAACTCTTATAAATTCTATCGAGTTCTTTGAACTTGGGGGTCTTTTCTAAATACTTGTTGCAATTTTTTCCTTTGTCATTTCGTGACTTATAATCATTAGGAAAAGATATATGTGTTGAAAAGTATATATCTAAACAGAAAATAGTAAAGCATCGATAAAGGAGGAGAAACTTATCATGCTTTGTACTGATAAAGGAGCTAGGGATTAGAAGAGTGCATCTAAAAGGAGATTATTGTTGTGTGATAAAAGCAATTAATGGTGAAAAATTTGCAGTGAGGCGGACTACCAACACTTAGATTAAAGACATAATTGCCCTATTATGTAACTCTTTTGAATTCTGGGTCCGTATTTTGGAACCAAGGGATGCGAATAATGCAGCGCATAAACTTGCAAAGTATGCAACTTCTAATTTTATTAGGTATAATTGGTATGATGAAGTTCCTAACCGGATGGCTGACATTTTGCAGCAAGATCTTAACAATATGTCTTATAATGGTAAGCCCCTCTCTCTCATAACCGTTTTCTCTCTCCATGGTTTGCAAATCCTTTGATTGTGTTCAACTGTGATCCAAATCTATCAGATTTAGTCTGATTTTTCCAGATCTTTCTGATTGATTTGGTTACTATTATTAGTTTTTAGtattattaaataaaaattatcGTTTTCCTTAAAATGATAGTAGGGTTAGTTATggttattatattttattatcaatTGATTTCATATCTAACAACTTCTTTATGCCAATTAGAGGATTATCACAGCCTTAATAGCGTTTCTATTGAATGCTTTCAACATAGATACATCATCGAGAATGGTTTATCAGAAGTGCTCATTGTTCTATAATTTTTTGGAGATAAGTGGCTACAAGAAGTGATTGCGAAGACAATGAATTTGACAGACTAGTCCCTTCTGGGACATTCTATTCTTGATGGAGAAGACAAATTGAATTGGCAGATTACTCCCTTCAGGGGAGTTTTTCTTTTAGTGGAGAAGACAAATTTTAACGGCATAATTTTATTTCAAATTCAATGTTTCAAACATCGGTTTTATCTACGAAACAAGatatatgtaattttttttattattctcatctttgatatatttaatatattgatGTATTCAATTttataatcttcatgaaatcaAGATGTTTCCTTAAAAATATAAAGTTAAATAAATCATCTttcttgttaaaaaaaataatcttgatAGTCTCAAGAAACTAGGTTTCTCTCCAGATTGGTGCAGTATGATCAACCAGTGCATTTCCACTGTCTCCACTTCCATCCTTAtcaatggtgctccaggtaaaGTTTATTATCCCTAAAGAGGATTAAGACAAGGAGATTCCTTGTCTCCATACCTCTTTATTCTTTGTATTGAAGCTTTATCTAGAAGTTTAATCCAAGCTGAAAATGATAGACTCATTCATGGTTTCAAAGCTAATAAACACTGTCCATCTATCTCCCACTTgttatttgctgatgattgccTTATTTTCATAAAGGCAAGAACTAGAGATGCTAGGAAATTAGCAACTATTATAGAGCAATTTAGCAGCTCTAGATTTTAGTAAAAAAGTCCCTAATACTATTAAGAATGAGATATCCAATATTCTTAGAATTAGAAAAATGTCTTTAAATGAGAAATATTTAGGTGTCCCACTTCttttacaaaaaagaaaattttattctTTCAAACATTTGATAGACAATTCCAAGGGTAGACTTTTAAATGGAAACCAACTTACCTAGCCCCACCAGGAAGAACTGTTATGAATCAATCAATTTTAGGAAGTCTATCTAGCCATCACTTAGCTGTTTTTCCTATGCCAAAGGAACTTACTGATAAATTAGATAGTATTCAAATGAGATTTTGGTGGGGTAAAAAATAAGGAGAAAAGGTTGTTATACTAAGGGTTGGAATGACATAGCTCTTCCAAAGGAGTTAGGAGGTCTAAATATCAGGCAAACTGATATTTTAAACGTTGCTCTTCAAGCTAAATTGGATTGGAGAATGATGGAGAATCCAGAGGATAAATGGATTAGTATCCGGGGATACTTTATGAATTCTAACCCTCTGTGTGACAATGTCTCAAAGCATGGCTCTTGGATATGGAAGAGAATCTGCACAGGCTTGGAGTTAACCAAAAAAATATATGTCTGGGAAATTGGTAATGGTAAGTCTGTGCATATCTGGAAAGACAattggattccaaatatgcacagaCCTCCCTCAACTCAATTTTACTCTTCTAATATGTTGCATGTGAGTCGATTAAATGACCAAGATTTAAAGTGTTGGAAACTAGATACTATTAATGCCTTATTTGACAGCAATACTGTGAATGAAATTCTAAAGATTAGATTTCCTTTCAATGGAGAAGATAAGCTGAGATGGGAACCAAGTAACAATGGTTGTTTTACAGTTAAATCTGCTTATAAAGTGATTTTAAATGATAGGCTCTTACTCAGTCCTAGCAAAAATGATATGAGCATTAAATGGAGTTCTTTTTGGAAACATAAACAGCCacctagaatccaacattttatCTGGAAATTTCTACATAAATGTTTCCCAACTAAGTCTAAACTTGCGAGAATCACTAAGTACCAGTGTAATCTTTTTCCCATGTGTGATCAGAATATAGAATGTACTCAACATTTATTTATTTCCTGTAATGTTGCAAGGGATATTTGGAACAAGGTAGATTCTAGTCTGTTTAATCTTCTCTTAACTGCAGACTTGCATCAATGGGTGTGTCAGTTCTTTTCAACAGGTAACAACTTAGTAGCTCTGGCTTTTAGGCAGTATGAAACTATGGCTTTTTGTATGTGGTCCATATGGAAGGCAAGATGTGACAAAACTTTTGATGATGTTAATCCCAATTTTGATTCTATAGCTAATGCCATTATAATGCAGATGAATGATTGGAAGGCTTCCCTACTTGTACATTCCAATAATAATCAAGGTACAAGTTAGGCTCATCATTATTGGTGTCCACCAACTAATGATGTGATAAAAATCAACTTTGATGCATCATATGTCAACAATAATAGCTATTCTGGATGGGTTCTGGTAGCTAGAAATTTTGCAGGTAACTGCAATGGATTGCGAGGAGGTGCAGATAGTGCAATAGATCCTGAGCAGGCAGAGGCCCAGACTTTGTTGAATGCAGTCCTGTGGGCAAAGCAAAAAGGATGGACAAAGATGCACTTGGAGGGTGACTACCTTAATGTGATTAATGCAGTGAATGGCTTACACACTGCTGTGAAGTGGACAACACAAAACATAATAAGTGATGCAGTAGACATTCTTAGTTCTTTTTCATTTTGGTTATGCACATATGTGCACAGAGATGCAAATCATTTAGCTGACAGTCTATTTAAGTTTGCAAGATCTCAATCTGTTTGCTTTCAGTATTTCATAAATTTCCCTGACTGGATTCAAACCTTGATCCAACAAGATAAAACTCTCATGTAATCCAACAAGATAAAACTCCAACAAGATAAAACTCTCATGTAATCCTTTTTGCCAATTTATATCatttttcctattaaaaaaaaagttaagaatattaattaaaactatataaagggaaaTATATCCACTTTTAATGGATCCGTTATAAATTCATTCAAAAACTAACCGTTAGATCCTCGAAGGAAAGGAAAGAAATATTAATAGCCGTTTCTTTGTCCTTTTCTCCTCTTTTCATCCTTCTCCCTTTCTCATTAATTTTTTTCTAGAGCTCAAAAAAGCGAATAAAACCTTAGAAATTCTCCTCTGTTTAGTTTTTCACTCAACAAAATCCTTCGTTACAGGAAATCCCTAATTCTGAAcacaaaaccctaaccctaaaactcCCAATTGTTTTCAATCAGAATCCAGATTTATCAATACATTAAGAAAATGGCATCAAAAACCAGCACTAAAGACATTATCACTCTGAGAGGTTCAGCGGCAATCGTTAGTGAGTTCTTTGGTTATGCTGCTAATAGGTGAGAAACAAACTTATAATCTCCTTGATTGTCAATTGAAATTGATATTTGAATTTCTAATTtagggttttatgaaaatcacagtATTTTGTATAATCGAGGGATTTATCCAGAAGAAAGTTTTACTAAAGTGAAGAAATATGGGCTTCCTATGTTATTAACACAAGATGAGAATGTTAAATCGTTTCTCACAAACTTAACTGCCCAATTATCAGGTAAaattaagaattgatttttgattcCTATTTCTGCTCTTCATGTGTTGTGTCTTGTGTGTGCACTATCACTGTGATGTCTTGTTCACGATATTCTAGTAGTATGTTACTTTTGAAgccctgattttgatttttttgcttttttcttttttgaattagAATGGTTGGAATCAGGACATTTGCAAAGGGTCGTTTTGGTGATAATGAGCAAACAAACTAATGAAGTTTTAGAGAGGTGGAATTTCAGTATAGAGACCGACAAAGAAGTTGTCGAAAAAGGGTATTTTCGTCTCACTTTAGACCATTTCTTTGAATTATAAGAAAAAATTTAACTCTATGGTTACTAAACTTGTAGTTGCTGTTGGGTTTTTTGAAGGGTTTCCAAGGAAAAGAGTGATAAGGAGATAATGAGAGAGATTCAAGCTATTATGAGACAAATTGCATCTAGTATAACTTACTTGCCTTGCCTCGATGAACAATGTAAGTTTGGTTGAAGACGTCTTTATTTTTTGTACTTGCAGTGATTGATTCCAAATTGATTCTCATTTGCTAATTCTTGTACTGCATCAGGTATTTTTGATGTGTTAGCTTATACGGATGCTGAAGTAGCAGTTCCATTTACTTGGATTGAAAGTGATCCTAAACTTATTGCAAACCCACAGATGGTGAAATTGCATTCATTTGATACCAAGGTAACATAATTGTGTGAACAAATTATTTTATCTTTTAGGTGTATGATCAAGTTTTCTTAGAACATATTGAGAAACTTTGAACTTTATGAGAACTGATTTTTCATACCTAGTGCAAAAAAGTAGAGCATGAACAACTTTTCTCCGAACATTTTGGAGTAGcttagaattttttttgagaaCTTATTGTTGCTGTGAGTGTTGATAATGGTGTCTGAACAAGTTTTCATGGAACATTTAGAGATATTTAGAAATTATGGGATCTGATTGTTGGTACTGGGGTAAGAAAGTAGCGTACGATCACATTTGCTTTCTTAGACATTTGGCACAAGCTTTAGAATCTTATGGGAACTTATTTTTGGGGGTGTGTTGCAGATTCACAAGGTGGATACTCTGGTTTCATACAAAAACGACGAGGAAGACTAGTACTTCGGAATTATTCCTATGCTCAAGTGAAATTTGTCAACCCTTCTGTTTCTGCATTTGAGTGAATTCTGTGAATCGTTTATTCACATATATTTTGTAAGT
The nucleotide sequence above comes from Papaver somniferum cultivar HN1 chromosome 8, ASM357369v1, whole genome shotgun sequence. Encoded proteins:
- the LOC113306623 gene encoding mitotic spindle checkpoint protein MAD2; this encodes MASKTSTKDIITLRGSAAIVSEFFGYAANSILYNRGIYPEESFTKVKKYGLPMLLTQDENVKSFLTNLTAQLSEWLESGHLQRVVLVIMSKQTNEVLERWNFSIETDKEVVEKGVSKEKSDKEIMREIQAIMRQIASSITYLPCLDEQCIFDVLAYTDAEVAVPFTWIESDPKLIANPQMVKLHSFDTKIHKVDTLVSYKNDEED